The Mycolicibacterium monacense genome contains the following window.
TGTTTACGCCGGTTGTCGGAGGGGTCCGGCCGGTCCAGCGACGCGGTGTCGGCGCGGATGTCGAGTTCGTAACCCATCGTGCTGCCGAACCGCTTCCGCATCTGCTCGAACAACCCGTTGAGCCCGTTGAGGGACTGCAACTGTCGCGGCGGAGTGAGCACGACGGGTCCGATGCCGTCGGATTTGGCGCCCGGATCGCTCTGAAAGTCCAGTGGCGAACTGGTGTTGCCGTAGAGCCCCCAGCCGATGCACATGCCGAGCACCACCAGCACCACGGCCATCGCGGCCTTCACCCCCCAGCCGGCCTTCAGCGGGAGCCGTGGCCGCCTCGGCCTGCTCAGGTCGGGCAGTTGCACCGGCGCGTTGCCGGTCTGCAGGTCCGACACCAGCGCCTGCAGTTCACCCAGCGTGGCGGCGTGCGTCGCGGCCTTGACCCGCTCCCCGTGTTCGGTCATCGACAGCTGACCCTCGCCGAGTGCGGTGTCGAGCACCTTGCAGATGTCGTTGCGGTCGCTGTCTTTGGCCCGGGTCCCGGCCGTCGGCCGCCCTGAGCTGCTCACTGCCACGCCGAGATCGTAAGAGTTCGGCGGGCAGAACCGCAGACCAGACGACGAATCCGGGGTGGCGTTGCGGCGTCTGCCGTTCGGCGTCTCCGGTGCCGACGTACTCTGGTCTGCGTGCGATTGCAGAGACAGGTGGTGGACTACGCGCTGCGGCGCCGGTCCCTGCTGGCCGAGGTCTACTCGGGGCGCACCGGCGTCTCGGAGGTCTGTGACGCCAACCCCTATCTGCTGCGCGCCGCGAAGTTCCATGGCAAGCCCAGCTCGGTGATGTGCCCGATTTGCCGTAAAGAGCAGTTGACGTTGGTCTCGTGGGTGTTCGGGGACCACCTCGGCCCGGTGTCGGGGTCGGCGCGTACCGCCGAGGAGCTGGTCCTGCTGGCCACCAAGTTCGACGAGTTCTCCGTACATGTGGTGGAGGTATGCCGAACCTGCGAATGGAATCATCTGGTGAAGTCGTATGTGCTCGGCGCGGTGCGGCCGCCCAAGGCCCCGCGCGGAACCCGGCCGGCGCGTAAGAGCGCGCGTACGGCGAGTGAATAGCGAAGGGCGCCACGAACGGTCGGTCGACGATGTCCGCAAGGGACACTCGGCTGACGGTGTCGGTGCGCCGCCTCCGAATCAAGACCGTGGACCTCGGCATGCCGACCGGGGCCGTCCGCCACGTCCCGCCCAGGGCCCGGTGCAGGGTCGCATGCAACGACCCCCCGAACCGGCTCCCCGGAACCGGCCACCGCGGGCGCCCGACGACAACCGCACCGCGATCCTGCCGCAGGTCCGTCACGAACCGCCGCCCCATCTGCGGGATCCGATCGACGTGGTCAAGGCCGCTCTCGAGGGCACCCCTCCGCAGAAACCGCCCCCGCCGCGCGGCCCGGGTGGCGGCGGTGACGGGCCGTCCGGCCCGCCGCCCGGCGGGCATCCGCATTGGCGTGAGCGCGTCAACTGGCGGTGGGTCCGGCGAGGGCTGATCGCCGCGGCCGTGGTGCTGATCGTGCTGCCGCTGGTCACCTTCGGTATGGCGTACATGATCGTCGACGTCCCGAACCCGGGCGACATCCGGACCAACCAGGTGTCGACGATCCTGGCCAGCGACGGCAGCGAGATCGCGAAAATCGTTCCGCCCGAGGGCAACCGCGTCGACGTGAACATCGACCAGATCCCGGTGCACGTGCGCGACGCGGTGATGGCCGCCGAGGACCGTGACTTCTACTCCAATCCGGGCTTCTCGTTCACCGGCTTCGCCCGCGCGTTCAAGAACAACCTGTTCGGCGGCGACATCCAGGGTGGGTCGACGATCACCCAGCAGTACGTGAAGAACGCGCTCGTCGGTTCCGAACGCGGCGGCCTGGGCGGCATCACGCGTAAGGCCAAGGAGCTGGTCATCTCGACGAAGATGTCCGGTGAGTGGTCCAAAGACCAGGTACTGCAGTCGTACCTGAACATCATCTACTTCGGTCGCGGCGCCTACGGGGTGGCCGCGGCGTCGCGGGCGTACTTCAACAAGCCGGTCGAGGAACTCAACGTCGCCGAGGGCGCGCTCCTGGCGGCGCTGATCCAGCGTCCGTCCGCACTCGACCCGGCCGTGGACCCCGAGGGTGCCGCGGACCGGTGGAACTGGGTGCTCGACGGGATGGTCGAGATCGGGGCGCTCTCGG
Protein-coding sequences here:
- a CDS encoding DUF5318 domain-containing protein produces the protein MRLQRQVVDYALRRRSLLAEVYSGRTGVSEVCDANPYLLRAAKFHGKPSSVMCPICRKEQLTLVSWVFGDHLGPVSGSARTAEELVLLATKFDEFSVHVVEVCRTCEWNHLVKSYVLGAVRPPKAPRGTRPARKSARTASE
- a CDS encoding DUF1707 SHOCT-like domain-containing protein, which produces MAVSSSGRPTAGTRAKDSDRNDICKVLDTALGEGQLSMTEHGERVKAATHAATLGELQALVSDLQTGNAPVQLPDLSRPRRPRLPLKAGWGVKAAMAVVLVVLGMCIGWGLYGNTSSPLDFQSDPGAKSDGIGPVVLTPPRQLQSLNGLNGLFEQMRKRFGSTMGYELDIRADTASLDRPDPSDNRRKQNYDYRGGWGDPWGSPSTLDSDDRLVDLAEFDFEKTLGVLRGAPDTLGMNRADVTDTWLRVGPSADPATPDLLTLEIIANSDFGTGRIELFPDGTTKAIWPPSS